The following coding sequences lie in one Panicum virgatum strain AP13 chromosome 6N, P.virgatum_v5, whole genome shotgun sequence genomic window:
- the LOC120680302 gene encoding pectinesterase inhibitor 28-like: MAPMVVTMSDKAVVLLLLVALLPLGALGSRSGPSAHHGHAGHGPKHLSPPSATPATPAPAAAPAAAALVRSTCNSTTYYDLCVSALGADPSSATADVRGLSSIAVSAAATNASGGAATAAALANGTAAASNAQAAPATADPAVQALLRTCAAKYGQARDALSAARESIAAQDYDFANVHVSAAAEYPQVCKALFRRQRPGQYPAELAAREEALRQLCSVANDIIALLANSSS, from the coding sequence atgGCGCCTATGGTAGTAACCATGAGCGACAAGGCCGTGGTGCTCCTCCTGCTGGTGGCTCTTCTCCCTCTCGGCGCCCTCGGCTCCCGCTCCGGCCCGTCCGCGCACCACGGCCACGCCGGCCACGGCCCCAAGCACTTGTCGCCTCCGTCTGCTACACCGGCGacgcccgcccccgccgcggcacccgccgccgccgcgctggtgcGCTCCACCTGCAACTCGACGACCTACTACGACCTGTGCGTGTCCGCGCTGGGCGCCGACCCGTCCAGCGCCACGGCCGACGTGCGCGGCCTCTCCTCCATCGCCgtctcggccgccgccaccaacgcctccggtggcgccgccacggccgcggcgcTCGCCAACGGCACCGCCGCGGCGTCGAACGCGCAGGCGGCCCCGGCCACCGCCGACCCCGCCGTGCAGGCGCTGCTCCGCACCTGCGCCGCCAAATACGGCCAGGCCCGCGACGCGCTGAGCGCCGCCAGGGAGTCGATCGCGGCGCAGGACTACGACTTCGCCAACGTGcacgtcagcgccgccgccgagtacCCGCAGGTGTGCAAGGCGCTGTTCCGGCGGCAGAGGCCCGGGCAGTACCCGGCGGagctggcggcgagggaggaggcgctcAGGCAGCTCTGCTCCGTCGCCAACGACATCATCGCGCTCCTCGCcaacagcagcagctag
- the LOC120677289 gene encoding pectinesterase inhibitor 28-like: MATTTKNALVLLLLALLPLAALSSRAGPSAHKSHGHGHGHGPKHAHPSPPSPLPPAPAAAPPALVRATCNSTAYPDLCVSALGADPSSATADVRGLSAIAVSAAAANASGGAAAAAALANATAPEGIGTAAVQALLRTCAAKYGQARDALGAARDSIAAQDYDFASVHVSAAAEYPQVCRALFRRQRPGQYPAELAAREEALRQLCSVALDIIALLANSS, from the coding sequence ATGGCGACCACCACCAAGAACGCCCTGGTGCTCCTCCTCCTGGCGctcctccccctcgccgccctCTCCTCCCGCGCCGGCCCATCCGCGCACAAaagccacggccacggccacggccacgggccCAAGCACGCGCACCCATCGCCTCCTTCACCACTTCCtccggccccggccgccgcgccacccgcgCTGGTACGCGCCACCTGCAACTCCACGGCCTACCCGGACCTGTGCGTGTCCGCGCTGGGCGCCGACCCGTCCAGCGCCACGGCCGACGTGCGCGGCCTCTCCGCCATCGCCGTctcggccgcggccgccaacgcctcgggcggcgccgccgcggccgccgcgctggcCAACGCCACCGCCCCGGAGGGCATCGGCACGGCCGCCGTGCAGGCGCTGCTCCGCACCTGCGCCGCCAAGTACGGCCAGGCCCGCGACGCGCTGGGCGCCGCCAGGGACTCCATCGCCGCGCAGGACTACGACTTCGCCTCCGTGcacgtcagcgccgccgccgagtacCCGCAGGTGTGCAGGGCGCTGTTCCGGCGGCAGAGGCCCGGGCAGTACCCGGCGGAGCTGGCGGCCAGGGAGGAGGCGCTCAGGCAGCTCTGCTCCGTCGCGCTCGACATCATCGCGCTCCTCGCCAACAGCAGCTAG
- the LOC120679829 gene encoding pectinesterase inhibitor 28-like, with translation MASPMATTTKNALVLLLLALLPLATLSSRAGPPSTHKSHGPKHPSPPPPSPPAALAALVRTTCNSTAYYDLCVSTLSADPSSATADVRGLSAIAVSAAAANASGGAATAAALAANVVANATAGPSTADDATVQALLRTCAAKYGQARDALSAARGSIAGQDYDYASVQVSAAAEYPQVCRVLFQRQRPGAYPAELAAREEALRQLCTVALDIITLLSNSS, from the coding sequence ATGGCTTCTCCCATGGCGACCACCACCAAGAATGCCCTGGTGCTCCTCCTCCTGGCGCTCCTCCCACTGGCAACACTGTCCTCCCGCGCCGGCCCTCCATCCACGCACAAAAGCCATGGCCCTAAGCACccatcgcctcctcctccttcaccaccggCGGCACTAGCCGCGCTGGTGCGCACCACCTGCAACTCGACGGCATACTACGACCTGTGCGTGTCCACGCTGAGCGCCGACCCGTCCAGCGCCACGGCCGACGTGCGGGGCCTCTCGGCCATCGccgtctcggccgccgccgccaacgcctcgggtggcgcggccacggccgccgctCTGGCGGCCAACGTCGTCGCCAACGCCACGGCGGGGCCCTCCACCGCCGATGACGCCACCGTGCAGGCGCTGCTCCGCACCTGCGCCGCCAAGTACGGCCAGGCCCGGGACGCGTTGTCGGCGGCCAGGGGCTCCATCGCGGGGCAGGACTACGACTACGCGTCGGTGcaggtgagcgccgccgccgagtacCCGCAGGTGTGCAGGGTGCTGTTCCAGCGGCAGAGGCCCGGCGCCTACCCGGCGGAGCTGGCGGCCAGGGAGGAGGCGCTCCGGCAGCTTTGCACCGTGGCGCTAGACATCATCACGCTCCTCTCCAACAGCAGCTAG